The DNA window ACTATCAGCGCTTCCCCTGGTACCAGCAGCGGTCTGTGGACCTGCAACTGCCCAACGGCGCGCCGCTGTTCCTGCTCGAGATCAAGCGCTCGCTCTTTGTTGATCGCGTCACCGACGTGACATTCGACAAGGGTGTGCCGATCGACATTACAATCGCCAAGAAAAGCGAACTCAACGCGGTCGCCGACGTCGTCGTGCGGGCGGTCCAGATCGCCGTGTCGGTGCCGATGCGCGCGCTGACCATCCGGCTCAACCAGGCGCAGAACGAGCAGAAGCTCATTGCCGCCAATTCGCAGCTGATCAAGGCAATCGACGGCTACGAGCGGGCGCAGCAGACCATCATCACGCCGCGTACCGCGGTTGTCGCTTCCACGGAAGCGCCAGCCGCGGCAGCCGCAACGGTGGTGACGACCCGCAGCGAACCGACGCTTGCGGTCAATGGACGCTCGGCCGCGATCGCCAACTGCATGCTCGATCAGCGCTTCGCCACGGATCCCGACGGGCCAGCCATATGCCAGAAGATCGTGGCGGAGAACCAGTAGCCCATGCGCGCCTGCCGGGCCATGTCGCTGCTGCTCGCGCTTGCCTTCGCCGCACTCCGCCCCCATGCCGCCGCCGCAGATCAGATCCAGCACGACTACCTCTCGGTGCAAAGTGGCGAAGCCGAGGACGCCGCGCCGATCGATCCAAACAGCGTTGAGAGCAAGGTAACCAACGGCGACCAGGCAAACTGGCTGTCGGAATTCTGGTCCGTGGTGCGGATTTCCTACTCCACGCCGCGCGGAGCTTCGCTATGTACCGGCGTGCTGATCGACAGCGATGCGGTGCTGACGGCCGGACATTGCGCCTGCGGCACCGACTACACGTTCGCCATCCCTACGGGCCAAGGCGACATCGTGACCAAGACTGCCAAGGGCTATCCCCAGCTCTACCCCGGCTTTTCCTGTGAGGCGCAGCTGGACAAGCAGCAGGCGCGCGACCTTTCGCTGATGCACTTCAACTGGGTGTTCGATGGGCGTGCGCCGCGCATCGCCCATCTGCTTGACGTGCAGCAGAGTACCGTTACCCGCAAACTTGCAGTGATCGGCTTCGGCAAGGACGAGAACGGCCGCCTCCCGAGCCTGCCGAACATCGCCCAGGTGCCGGTCTTCTCCTTCTTTTGCTCGAGCGGCATGGCTGCCCGCTCGCCCTGCAAGCCTTTCCGTGAATTCGCGCTCTCGGTCGCCGGCCTCGACAGTGGCGCAACCAAGGTCGACACATGCGAAGGCGACAGCGGCGGCCCGGTCTTCGCCTTCCGCCGGAAACTGAAGTCCGACGATCCCAGTGCCGCGCCGACCGCCAAGGGAGCACAGGAGAACGTGCTCGTCGGCATCACCTCGCGCGCGATGCAAGGCGTCAACAACATACCGGGCCTCAATTGCGGCGGCGGCGGGATCTACACCGCAGTCGGCAACTCGGACGTGCTCAACTGGCTAATGCGGCAGGGCGTTTCCCTGCAGATTGTCTCGCGCCTGCAACTCGCCGGCGAGACACCGGCACAGTAGACCGGATCGCCTGCATCATTCGAGGCCCCATGGCTGAATCCCTCAGGGGTCGAGGAAGGATTTCAGATGAAGCGCCGCCTCCTGGGAGTCCGCCAGTGTCACGGTCTTGTTCGAGATGTAGCATTGCGGCATCATTTTCGGGTCCAACGCGAAGTCGGAGAGACCTGCCAACATCAGGCCAATCACCTTGTGTGATTTCGTATCGAAGATAGGGGCGCCTGAATCACCATGATAGTTGTCGCCGCCGACGAAGAAGCGCCCATAACCCTCGTCCAGTTTGGTAATCGTTGGCTTCTCGGAGTCGATGCTCAGCGGCAGTCCAATCGCATAGCCCGCCACTGTCAGCGTGAGCGTGGTCAGGCTGTCGTCGAGTGGCCTTTCGTCGAATTCAAACGGCGTCGCCACGTCCGCCGGGACGGACCGGTCGAGATCAAGTTCTATCACATCGGCTCGTGAAATCAGATTGGTGGTAGGGGCTTGCCTGAGGAAATAAACGTTCTCGTCTGGAAACACGGTCAGATAGCCGCCAGCGACATTGGCGAGCGTTTTGAAGCCAAACACGACAGCGTACTGCTCCGCATGGACGCTGATCTGCGAAGGGTGATCCGACACATCTGGGGGAATCGCCTGGTTGACGTCCTGCATGCAGTGGCGGGCTGTGATCAGGCGGGTGCTTGAGCCGAGCAGGAAGCCGGTGCAGACGCGACCTTCCAGCCGTGGATTGTTGCGGGACTTGTAAATGAAGCTCGCCTGGTTCTCGCAAGGCGGATATTTGACGCCGCCGAAGGGCAGATTCATGTCGGAGGTGGCGAGGGTCCATCCGCCCTGCACCCTGGTCAGGTTGCTCGCCTGGACGATGACGCCCACCCCCGGCAGCAGCCCGGCCTTGTCCGAGAAGAATGGCAATTCGCGAGGGAAGGCTTCTCCAGGCGGCCCGCCCTGGAACAGCGGATTGCCATTGAAGGTTGGGGAGGTAAAAAAGCCGGAGTCCTCGGTGGAATCCGTGACCACAACATGCATCAGGAAACCCGGCAGATCCTTCAGCAGGTCCTGGGCTCTCTCGTAAAAGGCCCTGTCCTCGCTCCCTGGGACGCCAGCCGGAATGGTGGGATCGTAGTCGTTCAGCACGCGTCCGTACAGCGTCTGCTGCTGCGATCCCTCCCAGGCGCCAGCGGCAATGAGCGTCCGGGCTGTCTCGGCAAGCTTGGCGATCTCGTCTACGTTTTCGTGGATGCCGACAGAATCGGGCGTAGCGAAGAAATCGGCTTCCCCCTTGGTGCTGATGCCGCCTTGCCCGACCACGTCAACGAATTGCTTCTTGATGGCTTCAGGGATGACGACATTCAATTGGTCGATGTCCAGCGCCTGTGCATCGACGCGGAAATCGTCGAATTTGTCGAGCACAACAGGATCTTTGAGGTTGTATGCCGTCGGACGTCCGTCCGGCGGCGCGGCCGGCGCTTGCTGTGCCCTGGCAGCGGGTATGGCAAAGCAAGCGCAAGTGAGAAACAAGACAGTCTTCACAGAAAGATTTTGGATCGACATAAAATGCAACCCTTAGCGAAGTTTCCAAGCAAAGAATGTACATTTATTTCGGATATTCTCAAGAATGGCAGCATCTCAACGCACATGCAAGCACGAAGAACTTGCCGCTGATCAGGCATTCGTTGAAGGGCAAGGACCGGGTGATCGCGCCGACCTCCAGCCAAACGCTGATCGGCCAGCTCAAGGCGCGCGGTTTCGAGGTGCGGCCGTCGACATGAGCGAGATTTCGAAGACCGGCGGCGGCATCCACTGCATGGCGCAGGCGCTGAAGCGCGAACCGGCCTGAGGGGTGGATAGCGCTACGCTGCTTCGTTCACATTCGCACCAGCATGATCGGCATCCTGGCGGCCGAGGTGCAAGGTCGCGCGTGCAAACCGGCTGAGATCGCCGGCTGGCGGCACCATGTGCCCGAGCCAATCCAATCAACACATCGGAGGCGGACGCGCCCATTTGGGCGCCACAACGCTGGCCGATGCGATACTTGCGCGATATCTAATATAAGCGCACAGTAAGAGCGTTTTTGGGAGGGGGACAGCTCATCTGCAAATCGGGAGGAAACCATGAGCACCATGAGCCTCACCACGCTTGAACGCGGCAAAACGACAATCGACGCCGCAGCCTTGGAAGCATTTTCGGCACGATTGCGCGGCACAGTGCTGAGCGAAGGCGATGCCGCCTACGACGAAGCACGGACTGTCTGGAATGCCACGGTCGACCGACGGCCTGGGCTGATCGTGTGCTGCGTCGGCGCTTCCGACGTCATCAGTGCCGTGAATTTCGCCAGGGAGAACAGGCTTCTCGTCTCCGTGCGCGGCGGCGGCCACAACATTGCCGGAAGTGCGGTCTGCGATGGTGGCCTGGTGATTGATCTGTCGTTGATGAAGTCGGTGCGGGTCGACGTTGCTGCGCGGCGCGCATGGGTCGGGCCTGGTGCGACGCTCGCCGATGTCGACAAGGAAACGCAAGCCTTCGGGCTGGTGGTGCCGACCGGCATCAACTCGACCACCGGCATATCCGGCCTGACACTGGGTGGCGGCTTCGGCTGGATCACCCGCAAATTCGGCCTGACCATCGACAATCTTGCCTCCGCCGATGTGGTCACCGCCGACGGCAAACTGCTCCGGGCCAGCCAGACCGAAAATCCGGACTTGTTCTGGGCGCTGCGCGGCGGCGGCGGCAATTTCGGCGTCGTCACGGCATTCGAATTCCAGCTCCATGAGCTTGGACCGCAAGTGCTGGCGGGGCTTGTCGTCCATCCCTTCGCCGATGCCGAAAAGGTGCTGCGGGAATATCGCAAAGCGCTCGAAACCGCTCCTGACGAGTTGACCTGCTGGGTGGTCATGCGGCAGGCGCCGCCGCTACCCTTCCTGCCGGCCGAGTGGCATGGCAAGGAGGTGCTGGTTCTGGCCATGTGCTATTGCGGCGACATCGACGCAGGCGAAAAGGCGACGCAGAAGCTTCGGGCCATCGGCACGCCGATTGCCGATGTCGTCGGCCCCAGCCCGTTCACCGGCTGGCAGCAAGCATTCGACCCGCTGCTTGCGCCCGGCGCCCGCAACTACTGGAAGAGCCATGACTTCACCGAGTTTTCCGAGGAGGCGGCTGCGGTCGTCACGGGGGCAATAGCCAAGCTGCCGGGACCCGAATGCGAAATATTTGTCGGCCATGTCGGCGGCGCGGCAGGTCGCGTCAAGGCGGATGCAACGGCGTTTCCACAGCGCAGTTCGCATTTCGTCATGAACGTTCACGCCCGCTGGCGCGAACCGGCGATGGACAAGGCCTGCATCGACTGGGCTCGTGCTATCTACGAGGCGGCCAAGCCTTATGCGGCCGGCACCGTCTATGTGAACTTCATGCCGGAGGACGAGGTCGACCGGGTCGAAGCGGCCTATGGTGGCAACCATCGGCGGCTTCTGGAAATCAAGCAGCGCTACGACCCACTGAACCTGTTCCGCATGAACCAGAATTTGCGCCCGAAAGAAGGCCTGCGAGCCGCTTGAAGCGTTCAGTCGCAGATCGCTGACGTCGAGCCAGACGCTGGGAGCCAGATGCTAACCTGCCAGTTCGAGGCACACCGTTTCGAGGTGGCGATCGTCGACATGAGCGAGATTTCGAAGACCCGCAGTGGCATCCACTGCACGGTGCAGGCGCTGAAGCGCTAACCGGCCTGAGGCGGCCAAACCAGACGCGGCGGGTTCGGGCTCCATTCCCCGACCCGCCCTTCGGCAACAAACCCGCCGCTGTGTCTTCAGCGCCCTTGTGACTGCTGAAAAAATGGAGGAATAGTCTCCCGGAATGCATCGCCCTGAAATTGCCGGTTTGCGGTTCTCAGGTCGGGCAATCGCCTAGCCGGATTTCCGAATGGCCAGTCCTGAACCGCGCAAGAGAAGAGGTCCGATCGCCGCCCGGCTGCTGGCGCTCGACGCATGGATCGATTCCTCGCTCTACGAGATCGGTTTCAAGGCGCGCCAGTTCTGGGAATCCGCGACGATCTTCTCGCGGCGCTTCCGCGTCAACGGCTGGCGCCGCGGCGTCATCGAACTGTTGAGCGAAGGCTTTACGCTTGGCGCCGGCGGCATTGTGGTGATGCTGGCGCTGGCCGTTCCGGCTTTCCAGGACACGGCCGGCGACTGGCGCGCCCAGGGCGACTTCGCCGTCACCTTCCTCGACCGCTACGGCAATGAGATCGGCCAGCGCGGCATCATCCAGCGCGATTCGGTGCCGGTCGACGAGATGCCCGATCACGTCATCAAGGCGGTGCTCGCCACGGAGGATCGCCGCTTCTTCGATCACTACGGCATCGATGTGCTCGGCCTTTCGCGCGCCATCTTCGAGAATGTGCGGGCCAATTCCGTCGTCCAGGGCGGCTCGAGCATCACCCAGCAGCTGGCCAAGAACCTGTTCCTCACCAATGAGCGCACGCTGGAGCGCAAGATCAAGGAAGCCTTCCTGTCGCTGTGGCTCGAGGCCAATCTGTCGAAGAAGGAAATCCTGCAGCTCTATCTCGACCGCGCCTATATGGGCGGCGGCACGTTCGGCATCGAGGCGGCCGCCGACTTCTATTTCGGCAAGAGCGTCAAGGACCTGAACCTCGCCGAGGCGGCGATGCTGGCCGGGCTGTTCAAGGCGCCGACCAAATATGCGCCGCACATCAACCTGCCGGCGGCGCGTGCGCGCGCCAATGTGGTGCTGTCCAACCTTGTCGACGCCGGCTTCATGACCGAGGGTCAGGTGCTGCAGGCAAGGCTGCATCCGGCCGATGTCGTTGATCGCGGCGAACAGAAAAGTCCCGATTATTACCTCGACTGGGCGTTCGACGAGGTCAAGAAGATCGCCAAACCGGGCCAGCACTCGCTCGTTGCCCACACGACCTTCGACGCCAACATCCAGAAGGCGGCGGAAGAATCGGTGGAGTTCCACCTGCGCCAGTTCGGCAAAGAATATAACGTCACCGAGGGCGCGGTCGTCGTCATCGAGACCAACGGCGCCGTGCGCGCCATCGTCGGTGGCCGCGACTATGGCGCCAGCCAGTTCAACCGCGCCACCAAGGCGCTGCGCCAGACCGGTTCGTCGTTCAAACCCTATGTCTATGCAACCGCGATGGAACACGGCTTCACCCCCAACTCCATCATCTCCGGCGGCCCGATCAGCTGGGGCAGCTGGTCACCGCACAACTACAGCGGCGGATCGGCGGGCAACGTCACGCTGATCATGGCAATGGCCAAATCGATCAACACCGTGCCGGTGCGGCTGGCCAAGGACTATCTCGGTATTCCGCCGATCAAGGCCATGGCCGAGGCGATGGGTGTGGAATCGCCGCTTGAAGCGCACAAGACCATGGTGCTCGGCACCTCGGGCATGACGGTGATGGACCAGGCGACGGGCTACAGCGTGTTCGCCGACAACGGCTTCGTCGGCTCCCGGCACGGCATCACCCAGCTGGTGACCCGAACCGGCGAGGTCGTTTATGATTTCGCCAAGGATGCGCCGCCGCCACACCGGGTGCTGTCGGAGCAGGCGCTCAAATCGATGAACACCATGCTGGCCGCGGTGCCGGTGATGGGCACGGCGCGGCGGGCTCAACTTCCCAACATCGTCGTCGCCGGCAAGACCGGCACGACCCAGTCCTACCGCGACGCCTGGTTTGTCGGCTTCACCGGGAACTATACGGCGGCGGTGTGGATGGGCAATGACGACTTCACGCCGACCAAGAACATGACCGGTGGCTCGCTGCCGGCGATGGTGTGGCAGCGACTGATGGTCTACGCGCACCAGAACATCGACCTCAAGCCGATCCCGGGCATCGACAAGCCCTTCGTCGACGAGGAGATCGCGGCCAAGGCCGAGGAAGCGCAGAAGAAGACCGACGCGCAGGCGGCGGCCGATGCAGCCGCCGAACGGCCGCCGGTGCTGTCCAGCCGGACCACGCAGACGCTGCGGGACATGACCAAGCTGTTCCAGTCGGCGCCTGCCCTCAGTATGCCTCAACCGCCGGAGACGCTGTCGGCGCTTTGACCCTTTCCGACTGGTCTGGGCGGGCAAATCCATCGGCCCGCTTGCCACAAGGCCCCACGCCGCGATATCCCCGAGCGGCAACTCTTCGTGTCCCCGGCCCTTCATGCTCAAAACTGCCTTCCTGACGCTGCTTTCGCTTGCCATAGCCATCGTCGGCGGTGGCGGCAGCGTCTGGTATGCGCTGAAAGTCCAGGATGGCGTCGGCGCCATCCGGATCGGCCAATGGACGGCCTTTCCCGATATCGGCACGCCGTCCGCCGATCCCTATTCCAAGGCCCGCGTGGCGCGCGAGGGCGTGCTTGCGCTCGGCCGCGCCGAAGGGCTGTCCTTTGTCGCCGAGCGCGACACGGGCGGCGCCGAGCTCAAGCGCGAATGCACCTACACCATCGAAGGCGGATTCCCGACGGCGCGGTTCTGGACGCTCTATGCCGCCGACCAGTCGCTCGGCGTGGTCGAAACCGGCAAACCCCGGCTAGCGGCGCTGCAGTCCTATGGGGTGGTGCGCCAGCCCGACAATTCGGTCATCATTTCCGCCGGCCATCACCCTATGCCGGGCAACTGGCTGCTGACGGACGGCTTCGGCAGGATGTATTTCGTGCTGACCTTCTACGACACGCCGATCGCCAGCAGCACCGGCCTGTCTGATGTCTCGCTGCCGCATATCGTCAAGGTCGGCTGCGATGCGTAGTTTCTATGCGGCGATGCGCGGACTTCTGCATGCCATCCTGCTCGGCCTGCTCGGCGCCGGCATCGTGCACATCGCCGTGCTGCTTCTGGTGCCTGAATTTTCCGAACGCGATGCCTGGTCGCGGCTGTCCATGGCGTCGGATCTCTACAGGATGACGCGGCTCGATGCCGAGGCCGGCGGCGCGCCCGTGGTGAAATCCGTCGACCCGCTGTTTTACGCAACGGCGTGCCGTTTCGACCTGGGCGAAGGCATGGTCCGCATCAAGGCGCCCGGACATGTCCCGTTCTGGTCGGTGTCGGTCTATGACCGCAGCGGCCACAACATCTATTCCTTCAACGACCACACGGCGAACGGCGGCGTGCTGGATGCCGTCGTGCTGACGCCGGCGCAGATGATCGACGTGCGCAAGGACCTTCCCGAGGACCTTCAGGGAGCGATCTTTGTCGAAGCGCCGATCGAGGAAGGCATCTTCGTCATCCGCGCCTTCGTGCCCGATGACAGCTGGAAGCCGATCGTATCGCGCTTCTTCGAGCAGAGTTCCTGCGAGCTGCAGGACTTCTAGATATGATCCCGGACCAATGGTCCGTGGCTGCCGAAACTCAGTGATGCGGAACCGGTTTCGTGTGCGGTGATCCCGGCTTGTCGGGGTCGACCGGCCGCACTTCGCCGGCGCTCGACCGCTCATAGCGGATGCCGGGAAAGATGATCACCGCCGCCGGCATTTCGGCGGTTTGCTTTGCTCTGGTGTTTGGTGCCGTACGCGGCACGAAAGACAGTACCATGCCCATGGTTCGCGCATTCCTCTCGGTTTCCCCGGAGCACAACGCAACGCCTCCAAATATCATTAAGGCCGGCAGAGGGTTAACGGAGCGCTAACGGATCGTCGCTAACTTGATCTTTGTTCCAAGTCAGGGCGTCCTGACCTGAGGCAAACGCGAAGCCGAGACAGTCCGGTGGAGCGTGGTCGAGATTGTGTCGAGTACGGGCGTATCCTTCGTGTCATCTTTGGACTTCAGGCAAATCGCGGTACGAAAAGACTCGGGAAAGGCCGAAAGGCTGTTCCGCGCCGCGGTGTCGGCGTTCTGCTCGCTCACCCGCCCTTCACGCCGTGAGATCGGCCAGCTCGAAGACCTGACGCTGCCGCTGTTCGACAATGTGTCCGTCGAA is part of the Mesorhizobium loti genome and encodes:
- a CDS encoding S1 family peptidase; translation: MRACRAMSLLLALAFAALRPHAAAADQIQHDYLSVQSGEAEDAAPIDPNSVESKVTNGDQANWLSEFWSVVRISYSTPRGASLCTGVLIDSDAVLTAGHCACGTDYTFAIPTGQGDIVTKTAKGYPQLYPGFSCEAQLDKQQARDLSLMHFNWVFDGRAPRIAHLLDVQQSTVTRKLAVIGFGKDENGRLPSLPNIAQVPVFSFFCSSGMAARSPCKPFREFALSVAGLDSGATKVDTCEGDSGGPVFAFRRKLKSDDPSAAPTAKGAQENVLVGITSRAMQGVNNIPGLNCGGGGIYTAVGNSDVLNWLMRQGVSLQIVSRLQLAGETPAQ
- a CDS encoding FAD-binding oxidoreductase encodes the protein MSTMSLTTLERGKTTIDAAALEAFSARLRGTVLSEGDAAYDEARTVWNATVDRRPGLIVCCVGASDVISAVNFARENRLLVSVRGGGHNIAGSAVCDGGLVIDLSLMKSVRVDVAARRAWVGPGATLADVDKETQAFGLVVPTGINSTTGISGLTLGGGFGWITRKFGLTIDNLASADVVTADGKLLRASQTENPDLFWALRGGGGNFGVVTAFEFQLHELGPQVLAGLVVHPFADAEKVLREYRKALETAPDELTCWVVMRQAPPLPFLPAEWHGKEVLVLAMCYCGDIDAGEKATQKLRAIGTPIADVVGPSPFTGWQQAFDPLLAPGARNYWKSHDFTEFSEEAAAVVTGAIAKLPGPECEIFVGHVGGAAGRVKADATAFPQRSSHFVMNVHARWREPAMDKACIDWARAIYEAAKPYAAGTVYVNFMPEDEVDRVEAAYGGNHRRLLEIKQRYDPLNLFRMNQNLRPKEGLRAA
- a CDS encoding penicillin-binding protein 1A; translation: MASPEPRKRRGPIAARLLALDAWIDSSLYEIGFKARQFWESATIFSRRFRVNGWRRGVIELLSEGFTLGAGGIVVMLALAVPAFQDTAGDWRAQGDFAVTFLDRYGNEIGQRGIIQRDSVPVDEMPDHVIKAVLATEDRRFFDHYGIDVLGLSRAIFENVRANSVVQGGSSITQQLAKNLFLTNERTLERKIKEAFLSLWLEANLSKKEILQLYLDRAYMGGGTFGIEAAADFYFGKSVKDLNLAEAAMLAGLFKAPTKYAPHINLPAARARANVVLSNLVDAGFMTEGQVLQARLHPADVVDRGEQKSPDYYLDWAFDEVKKIAKPGQHSLVAHTTFDANIQKAAEESVEFHLRQFGKEYNVTEGAVVVIETNGAVRAIVGGRDYGASQFNRATKALRQTGSSFKPYVYATAMEHGFTPNSIISGGPISWGSWSPHNYSGGSAGNVTLIMAMAKSINTVPVRLAKDYLGIPPIKAMAEAMGVESPLEAHKTMVLGTSGMTVMDQATGYSVFADNGFVGSRHGITQLVTRTGEVVYDFAKDAPPPHRVLSEQALKSMNTMLAAVPVMGTARRAQLPNIVVAGKTGTTQSYRDAWFVGFTGNYTAAVWMGNDDFTPTKNMTGGSLPAMVWQRLMVYAHQNIDLKPIPGIDKPFVDEEIAAKAEEAQKKTDAQAAADAAAERPPVLSSRTTQTLRDMTKLFQSAPALSMPQPPETLSAL
- a CDS encoding DUF1214 domain-containing protein → MLKTAFLTLLSLAIAIVGGGGSVWYALKVQDGVGAIRIGQWTAFPDIGTPSADPYSKARVAREGVLALGRAEGLSFVAERDTGGAELKRECTYTIEGGFPTARFWTLYAADQSLGVVETGKPRLAALQSYGVVRQPDNSVIISAGHHPMPGNWLLTDGFGRMYFVLTFYDTPIASSTGLSDVSLPHIVKVGCDA
- a CDS encoding DUF1254 domain-containing protein; its protein translation is MRSFYAAMRGLLHAILLGLLGAGIVHIAVLLLVPEFSERDAWSRLSMASDLYRMTRLDAEAGGAPVVKSVDPLFYATACRFDLGEGMVRIKAPGHVPFWSVSVYDRSGHNIYSFNDHTANGGVLDAVVLTPAQMIDVRKDLPEDLQGAIFVEAPIEEGIFVIRAFVPDDSWKPIVSRFFEQSSCELQDF